Proteins from one Triticum aestivum cultivar Chinese Spring chromosome 7A, IWGSC CS RefSeq v2.1, whole genome shotgun sequence genomic window:
- the LOC123152761 gene encoding aspartic proteinase nepenthesin-1-like, which translates to MGVGSGTALAGDGGANCSTTQSPAADSAMASAMRASYALSPTSSLCLSSSSLGGQLPAPPGMVVGVRAAMATPLLLLLLLLLFLALAPAPVLSAAIGPVTKTGKFITKDLRTSTTINKSVKDYMGQRKDGQQTGSAAADSYGPFILDISLGTSPQTLPLIMDITSDLVWMHCDPCPSCHTLSLPPTPTPTFLPEHSKSFAEVGCATQACQRMKYHDCAGHDLCRYTMSHMSGFLATETFSFGNITGPGRTDVPGVAFGCNLNITLPEISGVSGYAGFSRGPLSLVSQLNISSFAYFIAPPEHDAGKSFVSWSWGGAADNATTVQTTTTGSSSSTPLLAATKAQNPYWYYVNLTGVQVDGKLLAAISAETFDVQRSGGVYLSTRFAVTFLVEDAYRVLRQELVRRIQSEGVAPVNVSSHDWDLCFLTEHFANAKVPTIALVFDGADAAMEVNVENYFQDLGHGSTCLTILPSPHGWPGSVLGSLLQAGRTMAYDIHSDGGGTLTFQTFETAAGAPATAKLKAVFCPTASGLE; encoded by the exons ATGGGGGTTGGCTCCGGTACGGCCTTGGCTGGGGACGGCGGGGCCAATTGCAGCACGACGCAGTCGCCGGCCGCGGACAGCGCCATGGCTTCCGCCATGCGCGCCTCGTACGCCCTCTCCCCCACCTCCTCCCTGTGCCTCTCATCCTCCTCACTCGGAGGACAACTTCCAGCGCCGCCTG GTATGGTCGTCGGAGTGAGGGCAGCAATGGCGactccacttcttcttcttcttcttcttctcctctttcttgcTCTGGCTCCCGCGCCTGTCTTGTCAGCCGCCATCGGACCGGTTACCAAGACCGGCAAATTCATCACCAAAGATCTCCGTACGAGTACGACAATCAACAAGTCCGTCAAGGATTACATGGGCCAGCGCAAGGACGGCCAGCAGACGGGCAGCGCAGCGGCGGACAGCTACGGCCCCTTCATCCTCGACATCTCCCTCGGGACCTCGCCGCAGACCCTCCCTCTTATCATGGACATCACCAGCGACCTCGTCTGGATGCACTGCGATCCCTGCCCCTCGTGCCACACCCTCTCGCTGCCGCCAACGCCGACGCCCACGTTCCTGCCCGAACACTCCAAATCCTTCGCCGAGGTCGGCTGCGCCACCCAGGCTTGCCAGCGCATGAAATACCACGACTGCGCCGGACACGACCTCTGCAGGTACACAATGAGCCATATGTCCGGCTTCCTTGCCACCGAGACGTTCAGCTTCGGGAACATCACCGGACCGGGGCGAACAGACGTCCCGGGCGTGGCGTTTGGCTGCAACCTCAACATCACGTTGCCGGAGATCAGCGGCGTCTCCGGCTACGCCGGCTTCAGCAGGGGCCCCCTCTCCCTCGTGTCGCAGCTCAACATCTCCAGCTTCGCCTACTTCATCGCGCCCCCCGAGCACGACGCCGGCAAGAGCTTCGTCAGCTGGAGCTGGGGAGGCGCCGCCGACAATGCCACGACAGTGCAGACCACGACTACGGGAAGCAGCAGCAGCACGCCGCTGCTGGCGGCCACAAAAGCCCAAAACCCTTACTGGTACTACGTTAATCTCACCGGCGTGCAGGTCGACGGCAAGCTCCTGGCCGCCATCTCGGCTGAGACCTTTGACGTCCAGCGTTCCGGTGGTGTGTATCTCAGCACCAGGTTTGCCGTCACCTTCCTCGTCGAGGACGCGTACAGGGTGCTGAGGCAGGAGCTGGTGAGGAGGATCCAGTCCGAGGGTGTGGCTCCGGTGAACGTCTCCTCGCACGACTGGGACCTGTGCTTCCTCACGGAGCACTTTGCGAACGCCAAGGTTCCAACGATCGCACTTGTGTTCGACGGCGCTGACGCGGCGATGGAGGTCAACGTGGAGAACTACTTCCAAGATTTGGGCCACGGGAGCACGTGCCTCACCATACTGCCGTCGCCCCACGGCTGGCCGGGCTCGGTCCTGGGCAGCCTGCTCCAGGCAGGCAGGACCATGGCCTACGACATCCACAGTGATGGCGGCGGCACGCTGACGTTCCAGACGTTCGAGACGGCAGCGGGTGCCCCCGCGACGGCGAAG CTAAAG GCTGTTTTCTGCCCCACTGCTTCGGGCCTTGAGTAG